One part of the Vicia villosa cultivar HV-30 ecotype Madison, WI linkage group LG6, Vvil1.0, whole genome shotgun sequence genome encodes these proteins:
- the LOC131611844 gene encoding uncharacterized protein LOC131611844, producing MPLGTIARLVEKQSSIGPVTVGCLNSLYHSVANLDVSCFSNDTIKQMLLQPINSAEDYCNTLKLSIDDTPPTRYMLCFNRKCNNSRDMPLSTYKDNNNCPCGSSPTLQLFLKLFGPRQGFVKGVATFVITDDLIVMPKGIDNASFGLFKEFGITNPSSMKEMVLNVTKQQVLDLLKCSLLSNSTLTDLFLVKKPSIGDSGFLSSDVEISGDLQITLKLFVRKSDGKILCAEGEQGFVNLLLSFLTFPLGGIARIFGENFSLGSINQLYKSMSELNDKDYFISEEAKKRLVDPCILPYLEISKPVLPICESGILDYYCHYGVSVIRFQYSKDIEGKSYVDNLLQTNLSKMVCPEGYLKGLAMYVATDDLVISPLSPISVLGLHERFETPLDDLKEKIVTIGVKECLGILKASLTSSSALTNGLAHLVTDLKEK from the exons ATGCCTTTAGGAACTATTGCTAGACTTGTAGAGAAGCAATCCAGCATAGGGCCAGTTACTGTTGGTTGTCTCAACTCACTCTATCATAGTGTTGCAAATCTTGATGTTAGTTGTTTCAGTAATGACACAATCAAACAAATGCTTTTGCAACCAATTAACTCTGCGGAAGATTATTGCAACACTCTTAAACTCAGCATTGATGACACTCCACCCACCagatacatgctatgttttaataGGAAATGCAACAATTCTCGTGATATGCCACTATCAACATACAAAGATAACAATAACTGTCCATGTGGAAGTTCTCCTACCCTTCAACTTTTCCTCAAACTTTTCGGCCCCCGCCAAGGATTTGTTAAAGGTGTTGCTACTTTTGTTATAACTGATGATCTGATTGTCATGCCTAAAGGTATTGACAATGCTAGCTTTGGCCTGTTCAAGGAATTTGGAATAACAAACCCTAGTTCTATGAAGGAAATGGTTCTGAATGTCACTAAACAACAG GTACTTGATTTGCTAAAATGTTCTTTGCTCTCCAACTCTACTTTGACGGATTTGTTTTTAGTGAAAAAACCATCGATTGGAGATTCCGGTTTCTTGTCGTCTGATGTTGAAATCAGTGGTGATCTCCAAATCACTTTGAAACTATTTGTAAGAAAATCAGATGGAAAGATTTTATGTGCTGAAGGGGAACAAGGTTTTGTTAATTTACTTTTAAGCTTTCTTACTTTTCCTTTGGGAGGAATCGCACGTATATTTGGTGAGAATTTTTCCTTAGGAAGTATTAATCAATTGTACAAGAGCATGTCCGAACTAAATGATAAAGATTACTTCATATCAGAAGAAGCTAAGAAGAGGCTTGTTGATCCTTGCATTTTGCCATATTTAGAAATAAGCAAACCAGTATTGCCAATTTGTGAGTCTGGAATTCTTGATTATTATTGTCAttatggtgtaagtgttattcgATTTCAATATTCCAAAGACATTGAAGGTAAAAGTTATGTGGATAATTTGTTGCAAACGAATTTATCTAAAATGGTATGTCCTGAAGGTTATCTGAAGGGTCTGGCTATGTATGTTGCTACCGATGATTTGGTCATATCACCATTGTCTCCAATATCTGTATTAGGTTTGCACGAACGATTCGAAACTCCCCTCGATGATTTGAAAGAGAAGATTGTAACCATTGGTGTCAAGGAG TGTCTAGGCATACTGAAAGCTTCCTTGACATCATCATCTGCCCTTACAAATGGCCTGGCTCATCTTGTAACCGACCTCAAGGAGAAATGA
- the LOC131614086 gene encoding uncharacterized protein LOC131614086: MATTTEQTEGVTLKLLVNKDTNKVLFAEAGKDFVDALFSFLTLPLGTIARLVEKKSSMGPVSVGCLNKLYGSLKEFDKEYIKMEAMKEMLLQPTNSSESYCSTLKLNIDDTKPTKHFLCTNHKNCPSSNYLYISRNKKCSCLDYYIRSVSLKNPCNGFVNDGTSFVITNDLVVMPNSVQFTSLGLLQNLDINGVSSVKEWIVNVTKDKVLDMLKCSLLSNTTLTDLFLRKKPSLKKYKFFSCKVENKCNIQINVKLVIRKSDGKVVYAQGEQDFADFLLSFLSLPLGGVMRILRGNCSIGNIDSLYKSIVDLDETKYFISKETKNRLVDSRLSPQFKLSKQILPIDNPRSGYYCFFKGESYEKSISVYDFNAFITDAYSSHWGKYKWLNAESSKGNNEGYVKGPRAYMATDDLVLTPWYPISALQLITHLQIPLSDLKEIHVTFGVKECLSILKASLISTSALTNGLSHLLLKFKEETDRKNLKLEVKEEPNKKVK, encoded by the exons ATGGCTACTACAACCGAGCAAACAGAGGGAGTGACTTTGAAACTTCTGGTGAACAAAGACaccaacaaagtcttgtttgctGAGGCAGGAAAGGACTTTGTGGATGCTCTGTTTAGCTTCTTAACACTGCCACTGGGAACCATTGCAAGGCTTGTAGAGAAGAAGTCTAGCATGGGGCCAGTTTCAGTTGGATGTTTGAACAAACTCTATGGAAGTTTAAAAGAGTTTGACAAAGAATATATCAAAATGGAGGCAATGAAAGAAATGTTATTGCAACCAACAAACTCGTCAGAAAGTTATTGCAGTACTCTTAAATTGAATATTGATGATACCAAACCCACTAAGCACTTCCTATGTACCAACCATAAGAATTGTCCCTCTTCTAATTATTTGTACATTTCCAGAAATAAGAAATGTTCGTGTTTGGATTACTATATCCGTTCAGTTTCCCTGAAAAATCCGTGCAATGGATTTGTTAATGATGGTACTAGTTTTGTTATTACTAACGATTTGGTTGTCATGCCAAATTCTGTTCAATTTACGAGCCTTGGTCTGCTACAAAATTTAGATATAAATGGTGTGAGCTCAGTAAAAGAATGGATAGTGAATGTCACTAAAGACAAG GTCCTAGATATGCTAAAGTGTTCTTTGCTCTCCAACACTACTTTGACTGATTTGTTTTTAAGAAAGAAACCATCCTTGAAAAAGTACAAGTTTTTCTCTTGTAAAGTGGAAAACAAATGTAATATTCAAATCAATGTCAAGTTAGTTATAAGAAAATCAGATGGGAAGGTAGTGTATGCTCAAGGGGAACAAGACTTTGCTGATTTTCTGTTGAGTTTTCTTTCTTTACCTTTGGGAGGAGTTATGCGTATATTACGCGGTAATTGTTCCATAGGCAACATTGATTCTTTGTATAAGAGCATAGTTGATTTGGATGAAACTAAATATTTCATTTCAAAGGAAACTAAAAATAGGCTTGTTGATTCTCGTTTGTCTCCACAGTTTAAACTAAGCAAGCAGATACTACCCATTGACAATCCACGCTCGGGTTATTATTGTTTCTTTAAAGGTGAAAGTTATGAAAAAAGTATAAGCGTATATGATTTTAATGCTTTTATAACTGATGCATATAGTAGTCATTGGGGTAAATATAAGTGGCTCAACGCCGAATCATCAAAAGGAAATAACGAAGGTTATGTGAAGGGTCCAAGGGCATACATGGCTACAGATGACTTGGTTTTGACACCATGGTATCCAATTTCTGCTTTACAGTTAATCACTCATCTACAAATTCCGCTCAGTGATTTAAAGGAGATTCATGTCACTTTTGGTGTCAAGGAG TGTTTAAGCATATTGAAGGCATCGCTGATCTCAACATCTGCTCTGACAAATGGTCTTTCTCATTTGCTACTGAAATTTAAAGAAGAGACTGACAGAAAGAACTTAAAATTGGAAGTTAAGGAGGAGCCAAACAAAAAAGTTAAGTAA